A section of the Luteitalea sp. genome encodes:
- a CDS encoding gfo/Idh/MocA family oxidoreductase, whose protein sequence is MKNLNIGMVGYGFMGRTHSNAFLQAPRFFELPNRPVLKAVCARNADRAKAFASTWGYESVETDWRKLVERKDIDLIDIASPNDTHAEIAVAAARAGKLVMCEKPLGRNAAESETMVSAVESAGVANTVWYNYRRVPAVMLLKQLLDEGRFGRIFHYRAKFLQDWTISTELPQGGEGLWRLDVNVAGSGVTGDLLAHAIDTAIWLNGSISQVTAMTETFVKERTHTLTGRVEPVGIDDASAFLCRFENGALALFEATRYARGHKALYTLEINGEHASAFWDLHDLHRIQYFDHRDEGRVRGWRSIHVTDGDHPYMNRWWVPGLQIGYEHTFIHQCADFLEAVGQGGSIAPTFRDGLATDYVTDAVLQSAKTGKWETVSSVSAAAGKGA, encoded by the coding sequence ATGAAGAACCTCAATATTGGGATGGTCGGTTACGGGTTCATGGGGCGAACGCATTCGAATGCGTTCCTCCAGGCCCCTCGTTTCTTCGAGCTGCCCAATCGTCCCGTGCTCAAGGCAGTCTGCGCCCGCAACGCGGACCGCGCCAAGGCTTTTGCTTCGACCTGGGGCTACGAGTCGGTGGAGACCGACTGGCGGAAGCTCGTGGAGCGCAAGGACATCGATCTCATCGACATCGCGAGCCCGAACGACACGCATGCCGAGATTGCCGTTGCCGCGGCACGCGCTGGCAAGCTGGTCATGTGCGAGAAGCCGCTCGGGCGAAACGCGGCGGAGTCCGAGACGATGGTCTCCGCCGTGGAATCGGCCGGCGTCGCCAACACGGTCTGGTACAACTATCGGCGTGTGCCTGCGGTCATGCTGCTCAAGCAGTTGCTCGATGAAGGCCGCTTCGGCCGGATCTTCCACTACCGCGCGAAGTTTCTCCAGGACTGGACGATCTCCACGGAGTTGCCTCAGGGCGGCGAGGGGCTCTGGCGTCTCGATGTCAACGTCGCGGGCAGCGGCGTCACCGGCGATTTGCTCGCACATGCGATCGACACCGCCATCTGGTTGAATGGCTCCATCTCGCAGGTGACCGCGATGACCGAGACCTTCGTCAAAGAGCGCACGCACACGCTCACCGGTCGCGTGGAGCCGGTCGGCATCGATGATGCGAGCGCGTTTCTCTGCCGCTTCGAGAACGGCGCGCTCGCCCTGTTCGAGGCCACGCGGTATGCGCGCGGCCACAAGGCGCTCTACACTTTGGAGATCAACGGCGAGCATGCCTCTGCCTTCTGGGACCTCCACGATCTGCATCGCATTCAGTACTTCGATCATCGAGACGAGGGCCGCGTCCGCGGCTGGCGGAGCATTCACGTGACCGATGGTGATCATCCGTACATGAATCGCTGGTGGGTCCCCGGGCTACAGATTGGATACGAGCACACGTTCATTCATCAGTGCGCCGACTTCCTGGAGGCCGTCGGTCAGGGCGGAAGCATTGCACCGACGTTTCGTGACGGCCTGGCAACCGACTACGTGACCGACGCGGTGCTCCAGTCGGCGAAGACCGGGAAGTGGGAGACCGTATCGTCGGTTTCGGCCGCCGCCGGCAAAGGCGCGTGA
- a CDS encoding TIM barrel protein, translating into MHKHPALHNAMWPGLVGKGGPGAEPPIDLDTMLDLTAGAAVDGMAFDGVDLFLFDPHVSIDSSRDDLERLADRIRARNLVVGSLVAPVWPPTGGGSAMGTEEERKSFLTQVRKACGIGKTLRDIGIRGYGIIRIDSAASPAEWAKDPSANSKKIAETFRQACDIADEHGERLAAEGEICWGGMHSWKRMVELLEMVGRPKTLGFQADMAHTLLYTLGYNAPEDRILPDGYDWAQRETLDEALRAMTRVLRPWTIDFHVAQNDATVKGSGSHDKTGRHCLPFDPNGKLDITRDAGAWLRDDTGQVTRSFEHICWDGCMFPNEVMTRPETWRDVLSVMVDVRNAHGWD; encoded by the coding sequence ATGCACAAGCATCCAGCACTTCACAATGCGATGTGGCCGGGGCTGGTCGGCAAGGGTGGCCCAGGCGCCGAGCCGCCGATCGATCTGGACACCATGCTCGATCTCACGGCAGGCGCTGCTGTTGACGGCATGGCGTTCGATGGCGTCGATCTCTTTCTGTTCGATCCGCATGTCAGCATCGACTCGTCACGGGATGACCTGGAGCGCCTCGCGGATCGAATCCGTGCGCGTAATCTCGTGGTCGGTTCCCTCGTCGCCCCCGTGTGGCCGCCAACAGGCGGCGGCTCCGCGATGGGCACGGAGGAGGAGCGTAAGAGCTTCCTGACACAGGTGCGCAAGGCGTGCGGCATCGGCAAGACACTTCGCGACATCGGCATTCGGGGCTACGGGATTATCCGCATCGATTCGGCCGCGAGCCCTGCCGAGTGGGCGAAGGATCCATCTGCCAACAGCAAGAAAATTGCCGAGACGTTTCGCCAAGCGTGCGATATCGCCGACGAGCATGGCGAGCGGCTGGCGGCCGAGGGCGAGATCTGCTGGGGTGGGATGCACAGCTGGAAGCGGATGGTGGAGCTCCTCGAGATGGTGGGCCGGCCCAAGACGCTGGGCTTCCAGGCCGATATGGCGCACACGCTGCTCTACACCCTCGGGTACAACGCCCCCGAAGACCGCATCCTTCCAGATGGCTACGATTGGGCACAGCGCGAGACCTTGGACGAAGCGCTTCGAGCCATGACACGGGTGTTGCGGCCCTGGACGATTGACTTTCACGTGGCGCAGAACGATGCCACCGTGAAGGGATCTGGCTCACACGACAAGACCGGCCGCCATTGCCTGCCGTTTGATCCGAACGGCAAGCTGGACATCACCCGCGACGCCGGCGCGTGGCTGCGAGATGACACCGGCCAGGTCACACGCAGCTTCGAGCACATCTGCTGGGACGGCTGTATGTTCCCGAACGAGGTCATGACGAGGCCGGAAACCTGGCGCGACGTGCTCTCGGTGATGGTTGATGTACGGAATGCGCACGGCTGGGACTAA